One Solanum lycopersicum chromosome 2, SLM_r2.1 genomic region harbors:
- the LOC101249705 gene encoding uncharacterized protein isoform X50: MDYDRSTWVFGANLFCKQQNPKRKPEMPISRIRRAMKSNDQVKMVSATSTVLLSKAIEMLIMDLTLRAWMQADKGKCRTLKRYDFARAIRDEELFDFLSDIVPLQTYKVQKDANDGQGNEPHPAYQVLEPSNIPVEEDANGSQGNEFHPAGQMVQHQKILVEEANDVQGNKFDLANRMVQPHNVPCNFQVQVQANDGEGYEVHPAYQMVEPNKTSVLKVANDGQGNESNPAYQLVQPNDIAVEEDLNGSQGNEFHPVCQMVQPNNIPASFISHRGIPVPLVDLFPEFEFNSHDLLMEEANDVQGNKFHLANQMVQLQNIPVQGEENDGQGNEFEPASNVQPDNIPLQLLYQFHVRGEENDAQGNEFNQAFNVQPNNIPLYQFQVRGGENDYQGNEFEPPSNVQPIYIPQLYQFQVRGEENDGQGNEFDPASNVLPNNNPQLYQFQVRGEENDGQDNEFEPASNVQPNNIPVRGEENDGQGNEFNQTSNVFNIPLLYQFQVRGEENGGQGNEFNQAFNVQPDNIPQLYQFQVRGGENDYQGNEFEPPSNVQPINIPVRGEENVGQGNEFDPASNVQPNNILQLYQFQVRGEENDGQGNEFNQASNVFDIPLLYQFQVRGEENDGQGNEFNQAFNVQPDNIPLYQFQVRGGENDYQGNEFEPPSNVQPINIPLYQFQVRGGEKDYQGNEFEPPSNVQPINIPFQVQAEANDGQGNEFHPTYQMGQPNNIPASFIIPEPLMLPPLINSSPEPEFDIGEFLMDIEEGL, translated from the exons ATGGACTATGATCGATCAACTTGGGTGTTTGGCGCCAATTTATTCTGCAAACAACAAA ATCCAAAGAGAAAACCTGAGATGCCCATTTCAAGGATCAGACGGGCTATGAAGTCAAATGATCAAGTAAAG ATGGTTAGCGCAACTTCTACGGTTCTGTTATCGAAGGCAATTGAGATGCTTATTATGGACCTCACCTTACGTGCGTGGATGCAAGCTGATAAAGGCAAATGTCGAACTCTGAAGCGTTATGACTTTGCTAGGGCGATAAGGGATGAAGAGCTTTTCGATTTCCTCTCTGACATCGTTCCACTCCAGACCTATAAG GTGCAAAAGGACGCAAATGATGGCCAAGGAAATGAACCTCACCCAGCTTATCAAGTGCTTGAACCTAGTAACATTCCA GTAGAAGAGGATGCGAATGGTAGCCAAGGAAATGAGTTTCACCCGGCTGGCCAAATGGTTCAGCATCAGAAAATTCTA GTGGAAGAGGCAAATGATGTCCAAGGAAATAAATTTGACTTGGCTAATCGTATGGTTCAGCCTCATAACGTTCCA TGCAACTTTCAGGTGCAGGTCCAGGCAAATGATGGTGAAGGATATGAAGTTCACCCAGCTTATCAAATGGTTGAACCTAATAAGACTTCA GTACTTAAGGTGGCAAATGATGGCCAAGGAAATGAATCTAACCCTGCTTATCAATTGGTTCAACCTAATGACATTGCT GTGGAAGAGGACTTGAATGGTAGCCAAGGAAATGAATTTCACCCGGTTTGTCAAATGGTTCAGCCTAATAACATTCCA GCTTCTTTTATCAGTCACCGAGGAATTCCAGTGCCTCTGGTTGATTTATTTCCTGAATTTGAGTTCAATAGTCATGATCTTTTAATGGAAGAGGCAAATGATGTGCAAGGAAATAAATTTCACCTTGCTAATCAAATGGTTCAGCTTCAGAACATTCCA GTGCAAGGAGAAGAAAATGATGGCCAAGGCAATGAATTTGAGCCAGCTTCCAATGTTCAGCCTGATAACATTCCG CTGCAGTTGCTGTACCAATTTCATGTGCGAGGGGAAGAAAATGATGCCCAAGGCAATGAATTTAACCAAGCTTTTAATGTTCAGCCTAATAACATTCCG CTGTACCAATTTCAGGTGCGAGGGGGAGAAAATGATTACCAAGGCAATGAATTTGAGCCACCTTCTAATGTTCAGCCTATTTACATTCCG CAGTTGTACCAATTTCAGGTGCGAGGGGAAGAAAATGATGGCCAAGGCAATGAATTTGACCCAGCTTCTAATGTTTTGCCTAATAACAATCCG CAGCTGTATCAATTTCAGGTGCGAGGGGAAGAAAATGATGGCCAAGACAATGAATTTGAGCCAGCTTCTAATGTTCAGCCTAATAACATTCCG GTGCGAGGGGAAGAAAATGATGGCCAAGGCAATGAATTTAACCAAACTTCTAATGTTTTTAACATTCCG TTGCTGTACCAATTTCAGGTGCGAGGGGAAGAAAATGGTGGCCAAGGCAATGAGTTTAACCAAGCTTTTAATGTACAGCCTGATAACATTCCG CAACTGTACCAATTTCAGGTGCGAGGGGGAGAAAATGATTACCAAGGCAATGAATTTGAGCCACCTTCTAATGTTCAGCCTATTAACATTCCG GTGCGAGGGGAAGAAAATGTTGGCCAAGGCAATGAATTTGACCCAGCTTCTAATGTTCAGCCTAATAACATTCTG CAGCTGTACCAATTTCAGGTGCGAGGGGAAGAAAATGATGGCCAAGGCAATGAATTTAACCAAGCTTCTAATGTTTTTGACATTCCG TTGCTGTACCAATTTCAGGTGCGAGGGGAAGAAAATGATGGCCAAGGCAATGAATTTAACCAAGCTTTTAATGTTCAGCCTGATAACATTCCG CTATACCAGTTTCAGGTGCGAGGGGGAGAAAATGATTACCAAGGCAATGAATTTGAGCCACCTTCTAATGTTCAGCCTATTAACATTCCG CTGTACCAATTTCAGGTGCGAGGGGGAGAAAAAGATTACCAAGGCAATGAATTTGAGCCACCTTCTAATGTTCAGCCTATTAACATTCCG TTTCAGGTGCAGGCGGAGGCAAATGATGGCCAAGGAAATGAATTTCACCCAACTTATCAAATGGGTCAACCTAATAACATCCCA GCTTCTTTCATCATTCCAGAGCCTCTCATGCTACCACCTCTGATCAATTCATCCCCTGAACCTGAGTTTGACATAGGTGAATTTTTAATGGACATTGAGGAGGGACTTTAA
- the LOC101249705 gene encoding uncharacterized protein isoform X49: protein MDYDRSTWVFGANLFCKQQNPKRKPEMPISRIRRAMKSNDQVKMVSATSTVLLSKAIEMLIMDLTLRAWMQADKGKCRTLKRYDFARAIRDEELFDFLSDIVPLQTYKVQKDANDGQGNEPHPAYQVLEPSNIPVEEDANGSQGNEFHPAGQMVQHQKILVEEANDVQGNKFDLANRMVQPHNVPCNFQVQVQANDGEGYEVHPAYQMVEPNKTSVLKVANDGQGNESNPAYQLVQPNDIAVEEDLNGSQGNEFHPVCQMVQPNNIPASFISHRGIPVPLVDLFPEFEFNSHDLLMEEANDVQGNKFHLANQMVQLQNIPVQGEENDGQGNEFEPASNVQPDNIPLLYQFHVRGEENDAQGNEFNQAFNVQPNNIPQLYQFQVRGGENDYQGNEFEPPSNVQPIYIPQLYQFQVRGEENDGQGNEFDPASNVLPNNNPLYQFQVRGEENDGQDNEFEPASNVQPNNIPLYQFQVRGEENDGQGNEFNQTSNVFNIPLLYQFQVRGEENGGQGNEFNQAFNVQPDNIPQLYQFQVRGGENDYQGNEFEPPSNVQPINIPLYQFQVRGEENVGQGNEFDPASNVQPNNILVRGEENDGQGNEFNQASNVFDIPLLYQFQVRGEENDGQGNEFNQAFNVQPDNIPLQQLYQFQVRGGENDYQGNEFEPPSNVQPINIPLQQLYQFQVRGGEKDYQGNEFEPPSNVQPINIPFQVQAEANDGQGNEFHPTYQMGQPNNIPASFIIPEPLMLPPLINSSPEPEFDIGEFLMDIEEGL from the exons ATGGACTATGATCGATCAACTTGGGTGTTTGGCGCCAATTTATTCTGCAAACAACAAA ATCCAAAGAGAAAACCTGAGATGCCCATTTCAAGGATCAGACGGGCTATGAAGTCAAATGATCAAGTAAAG ATGGTTAGCGCAACTTCTACGGTTCTGTTATCGAAGGCAATTGAGATGCTTATTATGGACCTCACCTTACGTGCGTGGATGCAAGCTGATAAAGGCAAATGTCGAACTCTGAAGCGTTATGACTTTGCTAGGGCGATAAGGGATGAAGAGCTTTTCGATTTCCTCTCTGACATCGTTCCACTCCAGACCTATAAG GTGCAAAAGGACGCAAATGATGGCCAAGGAAATGAACCTCACCCAGCTTATCAAGTGCTTGAACCTAGTAACATTCCA GTAGAAGAGGATGCGAATGGTAGCCAAGGAAATGAGTTTCACCCGGCTGGCCAAATGGTTCAGCATCAGAAAATTCTA GTGGAAGAGGCAAATGATGTCCAAGGAAATAAATTTGACTTGGCTAATCGTATGGTTCAGCCTCATAACGTTCCA TGCAACTTTCAGGTGCAGGTCCAGGCAAATGATGGTGAAGGATATGAAGTTCACCCAGCTTATCAAATGGTTGAACCTAATAAGACTTCA GTACTTAAGGTGGCAAATGATGGCCAAGGAAATGAATCTAACCCTGCTTATCAATTGGTTCAACCTAATGACATTGCT GTGGAAGAGGACTTGAATGGTAGCCAAGGAAATGAATTTCACCCGGTTTGTCAAATGGTTCAGCCTAATAACATTCCA GCTTCTTTTATCAGTCACCGAGGAATTCCAGTGCCTCTGGTTGATTTATTTCCTGAATTTGAGTTCAATAGTCATGATCTTTTAATGGAAGAGGCAAATGATGTGCAAGGAAATAAATTTCACCTTGCTAATCAAATGGTTCAGCTTCAGAACATTCCA GTGCAAGGAGAAGAAAATGATGGCCAAGGCAATGAATTTGAGCCAGCTTCCAATGTTCAGCCTGATAACATTCCG TTGCTGTACCAATTTCATGTGCGAGGGGAAGAAAATGATGCCCAAGGCAATGAATTTAACCAAGCTTTTAATGTTCAGCCTAATAACATTCCG CAGCTGTACCAATTTCAGGTGCGAGGGGGAGAAAATGATTACCAAGGCAATGAATTTGAGCCACCTTCTAATGTTCAGCCTATTTACATTCCG CAGTTGTACCAATTTCAGGTGCGAGGGGAAGAAAATGATGGCCAAGGCAATGAATTTGACCCAGCTTCTAATGTTTTGCCTAATAACAATCCG CTGTATCAATTTCAGGTGCGAGGGGAAGAAAATGATGGCCAAGACAATGAATTTGAGCCAGCTTCTAATGTTCAGCCTAATAACATTCCG CTGTACCAATTTCAGGTGCGAGGGGAAGAAAATGATGGCCAAGGCAATGAATTTAACCAAACTTCTAATGTTTTTAACATTCCG TTGCTGTACCAATTTCAGGTGCGAGGGGAAGAAAATGGTGGCCAAGGCAATGAGTTTAACCAAGCTTTTAATGTACAGCCTGATAACATTCCG CAACTGTACCAATTTCAGGTGCGAGGGGGAGAAAATGATTACCAAGGCAATGAATTTGAGCCACCTTCTAATGTTCAGCCTATTAACATTCCG TTGTACCAATTTCAGGTGCGAGGGGAAGAAAATGTTGGCCAAGGCAATGAATTTGACCCAGCTTCTAATGTTCAGCCTAATAACATTCTG GTGCGAGGGGAAGAAAATGATGGCCAAGGCAATGAATTTAACCAAGCTTCTAATGTTTTTGACATTCCG TTGCTGTACCAATTTCAGGTGCGAGGGGAAGAAAATGATGGCCAAGGCAATGAATTTAACCAAGCTTTTAATGTTCAGCCTGATAACATTCCG CTGCAGCAGCTATACCAGTTTCAGGTGCGAGGGGGAGAAAATGATTACCAAGGCAATGAATTTGAGCCACCTTCTAATGTTCAGCCTATTAACATTCCG CTGCAGCAGCTGTACCAATTTCAGGTGCGAGGGGGAGAAAAAGATTACCAAGGCAATGAATTTGAGCCACCTTCTAATGTTCAGCCTATTAACATTCCG TTTCAGGTGCAGGCGGAGGCAAATGATGGCCAAGGAAATGAATTTCACCCAACTTATCAAATGGGTCAACCTAATAACATCCCA GCTTCTTTCATCATTCCAGAGCCTCTCATGCTACCACCTCTGATCAATTCATCCCCTGAACCTGAGTTTGACATAGGTGAATTTTTAATGGACATTGAGGAGGGACTTTAA
- the LOC101249705 gene encoding uncharacterized protein isoform X48: MDYDRSTWVFGANLFCKQQNPKRKPEMPISRIRRAMKSNDQVKMVSATSTVLLSKAIEMLIMDLTLRAWMQADKGKCRTLKRYDFARAIRDEELFDFLSDIVPLQTYKVQKDANDGQGNEPHPAYQVLEPSNIPVEEDANGSQGNEFHPAGQMVQHQKILVEEANDVQGNKFDLANRMVQPHNVPCNFQVQVQANDGEGYEVHPAYQMVEPNKTSVLKVANDGQGNESNPAYQLVQPNDIAVEEDLNGSQGNEFHPVCQMVQPNNIPASFISHRGIPVPLVDLFPEFEFNSHDLLMEEANDVQGNKFHLANQMVQLQNIPVQGEENDGQGNEFEPASNVQPDNIPLLYQFHVRGEENDAQGNEFNQAFNVQPNNIPLYQFQVRGGENDYQGNEFEPPSNVQPIYIPQLYQFQVRGEENDGQGNEFDPASNVLPNNNPVRGEENDGQDNEFEPASNVQPNNIPLYQFQVRGEENDGQGNEFNQTSNVFNIPLLYQFQVRGEENGGQGNEFNQAFNVQPDNIPQLYQFQVRGGENDYQGNEFEPPSNVQPINIPQLYQFQVRGEENVGQGNEFDPASNVQPNNILQLYQFQVRGEENDGQGNEFNQASNVFDIPLLYQFQVRGEENDGQGNEFNQAFNVQPDNIPLQQLYQFQVRGGENDYQGNEFEPPSNVQPINIPLQQLYQFQVRGGEKDYQGNEFEPPSNVQPINIPFQVQAEANDGQGNEFHPTYQMGQPNNIPASFIIPEPLMLPPLINSSPEPEFDIGEFLMDIEEGL, from the exons ATGGACTATGATCGATCAACTTGGGTGTTTGGCGCCAATTTATTCTGCAAACAACAAA ATCCAAAGAGAAAACCTGAGATGCCCATTTCAAGGATCAGACGGGCTATGAAGTCAAATGATCAAGTAAAG ATGGTTAGCGCAACTTCTACGGTTCTGTTATCGAAGGCAATTGAGATGCTTATTATGGACCTCACCTTACGTGCGTGGATGCAAGCTGATAAAGGCAAATGTCGAACTCTGAAGCGTTATGACTTTGCTAGGGCGATAAGGGATGAAGAGCTTTTCGATTTCCTCTCTGACATCGTTCCACTCCAGACCTATAAG GTGCAAAAGGACGCAAATGATGGCCAAGGAAATGAACCTCACCCAGCTTATCAAGTGCTTGAACCTAGTAACATTCCA GTAGAAGAGGATGCGAATGGTAGCCAAGGAAATGAGTTTCACCCGGCTGGCCAAATGGTTCAGCATCAGAAAATTCTA GTGGAAGAGGCAAATGATGTCCAAGGAAATAAATTTGACTTGGCTAATCGTATGGTTCAGCCTCATAACGTTCCA TGCAACTTTCAGGTGCAGGTCCAGGCAAATGATGGTGAAGGATATGAAGTTCACCCAGCTTATCAAATGGTTGAACCTAATAAGACTTCA GTACTTAAGGTGGCAAATGATGGCCAAGGAAATGAATCTAACCCTGCTTATCAATTGGTTCAACCTAATGACATTGCT GTGGAAGAGGACTTGAATGGTAGCCAAGGAAATGAATTTCACCCGGTTTGTCAAATGGTTCAGCCTAATAACATTCCA GCTTCTTTTATCAGTCACCGAGGAATTCCAGTGCCTCTGGTTGATTTATTTCCTGAATTTGAGTTCAATAGTCATGATCTTTTAATGGAAGAGGCAAATGATGTGCAAGGAAATAAATTTCACCTTGCTAATCAAATGGTTCAGCTTCAGAACATTCCA GTGCAAGGAGAAGAAAATGATGGCCAAGGCAATGAATTTGAGCCAGCTTCCAATGTTCAGCCTGATAACATTCCG TTGCTGTACCAATTTCATGTGCGAGGGGAAGAAAATGATGCCCAAGGCAATGAATTTAACCAAGCTTTTAATGTTCAGCCTAATAACATTCCG CTGTACCAATTTCAGGTGCGAGGGGGAGAAAATGATTACCAAGGCAATGAATTTGAGCCACCTTCTAATGTTCAGCCTATTTACATTCCG CAGTTGTACCAATTTCAGGTGCGAGGGGAAGAAAATGATGGCCAAGGCAATGAATTTGACCCAGCTTCTAATGTTTTGCCTAATAACAATCCG GTGCGAGGGGAAGAAAATGATGGCCAAGACAATGAATTTGAGCCAGCTTCTAATGTTCAGCCTAATAACATTCCG CTGTACCAATTTCAGGTGCGAGGGGAAGAAAATGATGGCCAAGGCAATGAATTTAACCAAACTTCTAATGTTTTTAACATTCCG TTGCTGTACCAATTTCAGGTGCGAGGGGAAGAAAATGGTGGCCAAGGCAATGAGTTTAACCAAGCTTTTAATGTACAGCCTGATAACATTCCG CAACTGTACCAATTTCAGGTGCGAGGGGGAGAAAATGATTACCAAGGCAATGAATTTGAGCCACCTTCTAATGTTCAGCCTATTAACATTCCG CAGTTGTACCAATTTCAGGTGCGAGGGGAAGAAAATGTTGGCCAAGGCAATGAATTTGACCCAGCTTCTAATGTTCAGCCTAATAACATTCTG CAGCTGTACCAATTTCAGGTGCGAGGGGAAGAAAATGATGGCCAAGGCAATGAATTTAACCAAGCTTCTAATGTTTTTGACATTCCG TTGCTGTACCAATTTCAGGTGCGAGGGGAAGAAAATGATGGCCAAGGCAATGAATTTAACCAAGCTTTTAATGTTCAGCCTGATAACATTCCG CTGCAGCAGCTATACCAGTTTCAGGTGCGAGGGGGAGAAAATGATTACCAAGGCAATGAATTTGAGCCACCTTCTAATGTTCAGCCTATTAACATTCCG CTGCAGCAGCTGTACCAATTTCAGGTGCGAGGGGGAGAAAAAGATTACCAAGGCAATGAATTTGAGCCACCTTCTAATGTTCAGCCTATTAACATTCCG TTTCAGGTGCAGGCGGAGGCAAATGATGGCCAAGGAAATGAATTTCACCCAACTTATCAAATGGGTCAACCTAATAACATCCCA GCTTCTTTCATCATTCCAGAGCCTCTCATGCTACCACCTCTGATCAATTCATCCCCTGAACCTGAGTTTGACATAGGTGAATTTTTAATGGACATTGAGGAGGGACTTTAA
- the LOC101249705 gene encoding uncharacterized protein isoform X46: MDYDRSTWVFGANLFCKQQNPKRKPEMPISRIRRAMKSNDQVKMVSATSTVLLSKAIEMLIMDLTLRAWMQADKGKCRTLKRYDFARAIRDEELFDFLSDIVPLQTYKVQKDANDGQGNEPHPAYQVLEPSNIPVEEDANGSQGNEFHPAGQMVQHQKILVEEANDVQGNKFDLANRMVQPHNVPCNFQVQVQANDGEGYEVHPAYQMVEPNKTSVLKVANDGQGNESNPAYQLVQPNDIAVEEDLNGSQGNEFHPVCQMVQPNNIPASFISHRGIPVPLVDLFPEFEFNSHDLLMEEANDVQGNKFHLANQMVQLQNIPVQGEENDGQGNEFEPASNVQPDNIPLLYQFHVRGEENDAQGNEFNQAFNVQPNNIPVRGGENDYQGNEFEPPSNVQPIYIPLYQFQVRGEENDGQGNEFDPASNVLPNNNPQLYQFQVRGEENDGQDNEFEPASNVQPNNIPLYQFQVRGEENDGQGNEFNQTSNVFNIPLQLLYQFQVRGEENGGQGNEFNQAFNVQPDNIPLQQLYQFQVRGGENDYQGNEFEPPSNVQPINIPLQQLYQFQVRGEENVGQGNEFDPASNVQPNNILLQQLYQFQVRGEENDGQGNEFNQASNVFDIPLQLLYQFQVRGEENDGQGNEFNQAFNVQPDNIPLQQLYQFQVRGGENDYQGNEFEPPSNVQPINIPLQQLYQFQVRGGEKDYQGNEFEPPSNVQPINIPFQVQAEANDGQGNEFHPTYQMGQPNNIPASFIIPEPLMLPPLINSSPEPEFDIGEFLMDIEEGL; the protein is encoded by the exons ATGGACTATGATCGATCAACTTGGGTGTTTGGCGCCAATTTATTCTGCAAACAACAAA ATCCAAAGAGAAAACCTGAGATGCCCATTTCAAGGATCAGACGGGCTATGAAGTCAAATGATCAAGTAAAG ATGGTTAGCGCAACTTCTACGGTTCTGTTATCGAAGGCAATTGAGATGCTTATTATGGACCTCACCTTACGTGCGTGGATGCAAGCTGATAAAGGCAAATGTCGAACTCTGAAGCGTTATGACTTTGCTAGGGCGATAAGGGATGAAGAGCTTTTCGATTTCCTCTCTGACATCGTTCCACTCCAGACCTATAAG GTGCAAAAGGACGCAAATGATGGCCAAGGAAATGAACCTCACCCAGCTTATCAAGTGCTTGAACCTAGTAACATTCCA GTAGAAGAGGATGCGAATGGTAGCCAAGGAAATGAGTTTCACCCGGCTGGCCAAATGGTTCAGCATCAGAAAATTCTA GTGGAAGAGGCAAATGATGTCCAAGGAAATAAATTTGACTTGGCTAATCGTATGGTTCAGCCTCATAACGTTCCA TGCAACTTTCAGGTGCAGGTCCAGGCAAATGATGGTGAAGGATATGAAGTTCACCCAGCTTATCAAATGGTTGAACCTAATAAGACTTCA GTACTTAAGGTGGCAAATGATGGCCAAGGAAATGAATCTAACCCTGCTTATCAATTGGTTCAACCTAATGACATTGCT GTGGAAGAGGACTTGAATGGTAGCCAAGGAAATGAATTTCACCCGGTTTGTCAAATGGTTCAGCCTAATAACATTCCA GCTTCTTTTATCAGTCACCGAGGAATTCCAGTGCCTCTGGTTGATTTATTTCCTGAATTTGAGTTCAATAGTCATGATCTTTTAATGGAAGAGGCAAATGATGTGCAAGGAAATAAATTTCACCTTGCTAATCAAATGGTTCAGCTTCAGAACATTCCA GTGCAAGGAGAAGAAAATGATGGCCAAGGCAATGAATTTGAGCCAGCTTCCAATGTTCAGCCTGATAACATTCCG TTGCTGTACCAATTTCATGTGCGAGGGGAAGAAAATGATGCCCAAGGCAATGAATTTAACCAAGCTTTTAATGTTCAGCCTAATAACATTCCG GTGCGAGGGGGAGAAAATGATTACCAAGGCAATGAATTTGAGCCACCTTCTAATGTTCAGCCTATTTACATTCCG TTGTACCAATTTCAGGTGCGAGGGGAAGAAAATGATGGCCAAGGCAATGAATTTGACCCAGCTTCTAATGTTTTGCCTAATAACAATCCG CAGCTGTATCAATTTCAGGTGCGAGGGGAAGAAAATGATGGCCAAGACAATGAATTTGAGCCAGCTTCTAATGTTCAGCCTAATAACATTCCG CTGTACCAATTTCAGGTGCGAGGGGAAGAAAATGATGGCCAAGGCAATGAATTTAACCAAACTTCTAATGTTTTTAACATTCCG CTGCAGTTGCTGTACCAATTTCAGGTGCGAGGGGAAGAAAATGGTGGCCAAGGCAATGAGTTTAACCAAGCTTTTAATGTACAGCCTGATAACATTCCG CTGCAGCAACTGTACCAATTTCAGGTGCGAGGGGGAGAAAATGATTACCAAGGCAATGAATTTGAGCCACCTTCTAATGTTCAGCCTATTAACATTCCG CTGCAGCAGTTGTACCAATTTCAGGTGCGAGGGGAAGAAAATGTTGGCCAAGGCAATGAATTTGACCCAGCTTCTAATGTTCAGCCTAATAACATTCTG CTGCAGCAGCTGTACCAATTTCAGGTGCGAGGGGAAGAAAATGATGGCCAAGGCAATGAATTTAACCAAGCTTCTAATGTTTTTGACATTCCG CTGCAGTTGCTGTACCAATTTCAGGTGCGAGGGGAAGAAAATGATGGCCAAGGCAATGAATTTAACCAAGCTTTTAATGTTCAGCCTGATAACATTCCG CTGCAGCAGCTATACCAGTTTCAGGTGCGAGGGGGAGAAAATGATTACCAAGGCAATGAATTTGAGCCACCTTCTAATGTTCAGCCTATTAACATTCCG CTGCAGCAGCTGTACCAATTTCAGGTGCGAGGGGGAGAAAAAGATTACCAAGGCAATGAATTTGAGCCACCTTCTAATGTTCAGCCTATTAACATTCCG TTTCAGGTGCAGGCGGAGGCAAATGATGGCCAAGGAAATGAATTTCACCCAACTTATCAAATGGGTCAACCTAATAACATCCCA GCTTCTTTCATCATTCCAGAGCCTCTCATGCTACCACCTCTGATCAATTCATCCCCTGAACCTGAGTTTGACATAGGTGAATTTTTAATGGACATTGAGGAGGGACTTTAA